A portion of the Bulleidia sp. zg-1006 genome contains these proteins:
- a CDS encoding energy-coupling factor transporter transmembrane component T, with amino-acid sequence MIDRKTVDPRIKLTLLPIVGFTSFFISDTILLFGLIVFAFFLYVYSSMWKRALRFILFFVLLYCIELGLGKFCEASIVFAIYMFIYFASRMTLIAMFGGYITKTTSVSEMLEALNRMKVPRSIGIPFSVLLRFVPTIKIEFKALKENMKIRGIVTSRFFPLLHPIKYIEYTLVPLLMRMIKISDELSASALIRGLDSGENRVTLTELRFRWADLLIGLLGALMIALVIVIQKIY; translated from the coding sequence TTGATAGATAGAAAAACAGTCGATCCGAGAATAAAACTTACTCTACTTCCAATTGTTGGATTCACGAGCTTTTTTATAAGCGACACAATTCTACTTTTTGGACTAATTGTCTTTGCCTTTTTTCTGTATGTATATAGCAGTATGTGGAAAAGAGCATTACGCTTTATTTTGTTTTTTGTGCTTTTATACTGCATAGAGTTAGGGCTTGGAAAGTTTTGTGAAGCAAGCATCGTATTCGCAATATATATGTTTATTTACTTTGCGTCAAGAATGACCTTAATTGCTATGTTTGGTGGATATATAACAAAGACTACAAGTGTAAGTGAAATGCTGGAAGCATTAAATAGAATGAAAGTACCCCGAAGCATTGGTATACCTTTTAGTGTTTTGCTTAGGTTTGTACCAACTATAAAAATAGAATTTAAGGCATTAAAAGAGAATATGAAGATTCGAGGAATCGTAACAAGCAGATTTTTCCCATTGCTTCATCCAATTAAATATATTGAATATACGCTTGTTCCGCTTTTAATGAGAATGATTAAGATTTCAGATGAATTGTCAGCTTCAGCACTCATTAGAGGTCTTGATAGTGGTGAGAACAGGGTAACATTAACAGAATTGCGGTTTAGATGGGCAGATTTATTGATTGGACTATTAGGAGCTTTGATGATTGCTCTCGTGATAGTAATACAGAAAATTTATTAG
- a CDS encoding MptD family putative ECF transporter S component, which yields MKNKLNGRDFITIGIFNAIGIVIYMAAGFAMATTVIGGFIASGVSFMVAATVYILMAVKVKKKGVFTISGTLLGLIALSGGHLPHAAFAVIGGIICDLIIGNYESKGRMIIGYGTFALADFLGTVIPVILFGTASFVERASKWKMSEAQINEALSYFKVSWAVGFGLITFVLACIGAFVATRILKKHFEKAGVI from the coding sequence ATGAAAAACAAATTAAACGGTCGTGATTTTATTACAATCGGAATCTTTAATGCAATTGGAATTGTCATATACATGGCAGCCGGTTTTGCTATGGCAACAACAGTTATAGGAGGATTTATTGCTTCAGGAGTTAGTTTTATGGTAGCTGCCACTGTTTATATTCTTATGGCTGTAAAAGTTAAAAAGAAGGGCGTATTTACAATATCAGGAACGCTTCTTGGTTTAATTGCGTTGTCAGGAGGACATTTGCCTCATGCAGCCTTTGCTGTAATTGGTGGAATTATATGTGATTTGATTATAGGAAATTATGAGAGCAAGGGACGAATGATTATTGGATATGGAACATTTGCATTAGCAGATTTTTTAGGAACAGTAATTCCTGTGATTTTATTCGGAACAGCTTCTTTTGTGGAAAGAGCATCAAAATGGAAAATGAGTGAAGCACAAATAAATGAAGCATTATCCTATTTCAAAGTTTCATGGGCAGTAGGATTTGGCTTGATAACTTTTGTTCTTGCTTGCATAGGAGCATTTGTTGCAACAAGGATACTCAAAAAACATTTTGAAAAAGCAGGAGTGATTTAA
- a CDS encoding type IV toxin-antitoxin system AbiEi family antitoxin domain-containing protein, with amino-acid sequence MNYEDKIEQHLKQSGGIITTAYCKENNIPTIYLSRLSKDGRLLKIKKGIYMTKDGDYDEYYFFQYQYKKAIFSYETALYLLGQTDKIPWNIDVTVYNGYKFNEKPNGFNIHYVKKSIYDLGVIQKPTMFGNKVKVYSYERTLCDFIAHKEEMDIEVYVKLIRSYSSYEERDVHSLYDIAMKMGIENKVREVMEVVYE; translated from the coding sequence ATGAATTATGAAGATAAAATTGAACAACATCTAAAACAATCAGGTGGAATTATTACAACAGCATACTGTAAGGAAAATAATATACCGACGATATATCTCAGTCGACTATCGAAAGATGGGAGATTGTTGAAAATTAAAAAAGGAATTTATATGACAAAAGATGGAGATTATGATGAGTATTATTTCTTTCAATATCAGTATAAAAAGGCGATATTTTCTTATGAAACCGCTCTTTATCTGCTTGGACAAACAGATAAAATTCCTTGGAATATCGATGTAACCGTTTATAACGGATATAAATTTAATGAAAAACCGAATGGTTTCAATATTCATTATGTAAAAAAATCAATTTATGACTTAGGTGTAATCCAAAAACCTACAATGTTTGGAAATAAAGTTAAGGTATATTCATATGAGAGGACACTCTGTGATTTTATTGCTCATAAAGAAGAAATGGATATAGAGGTTTATGTAAAACTTATTCGTTCGTATTCCTCTTATGAAGAAAGAGATGTTCATTCCCTTTATGATATTGCAATGAAAATGGGAATTGAAAATAAAGTGAGAGAAGTTATGGAGGTGGTTTATGAATAA
- a CDS encoding nucleotidyl transferase AbiEii/AbiGii toxin family protein, which translates to MNKAKLTTLCHKVSKEVGLSFNSVMLYYFLESILKKLAGSKYSERFIFKGDFLLSSVVGIDSRSTVDIDFLLRNMQLSEENIVQMLNETLKPEESDDIFYELQSIVPIKEEDQYGGFRANILCKMENIRQIVPLDIATGDVITPHPIDYKYVSSFGEEEIIIKAYPIETMLAEKIQTIYARGFLNSRSKDYYDLYIIYKLKDKDVNAEILREACRKTFQYRKTEFDIGKIIDLLENLKTNEAFLKRWQAYSRKNIYAKDITFEEVLDNGIKMVKKIKNED; encoded by the coding sequence ATGAATAAAGCAAAATTAACAACTCTTTGCCATAAAGTCAGCAAAGAAGTCGGTCTTTCGTTTAATTCGGTTATGCTGTATTATTTTTTAGAAAGTATTTTGAAAAAATTAGCAGGAAGCAAATATAGTGAACGATTTATTTTTAAGGGCGACTTTTTGTTATCAAGTGTAGTTGGAATTGATTCAAGAAGTACTGTAGATATAGACTTTCTTTTGAGAAACATGCAGTTATCAGAAGAAAATATTGTTCAAATGCTGAACGAAACTTTAAAACCGGAAGAATCCGACGATATATTTTATGAATTGCAAAGTATTGTGCCAATCAAAGAAGAAGATCAATATGGAGGGTTTCGTGCAAATATCTTATGTAAAATGGAAAATATAAGACAGATTGTACCACTTGACATTGCAACAGGAGATGTTATTACACCTCATCCGATAGATTATAAGTATGTAAGCTCTTTTGGAGAGGAAGAAATAATAATCAAGGCTTATCCGATAGAAACTATGCTTGCAGAAAAAATACAGACCATTTATGCAAGAGGATTTTTAAATAGTAGAAGTAAGGATTATTACGATCTTTATATTATTTATAAATTAAAGGACAAAGATGTAAATGCAGAGATATTAAGGGAAGCTTGTAGAAAAACTTTTCAGTATAGAAAAACAGAATTTGACATAGGTAAAATTATTGATTTGCTTGAAAACTTGAAAACAAATGAAGCTTTTTTGAAAAGATGGCAAGCCTATTCAAGAAAAAATATATATGCCAAGGATATAACCTTTGAAGAAGTATTGGATAATGGAATAAAAATGGTGAAAAAAATAAAGAATGAAGATTAG
- a CDS encoding PadR family transcriptional regulator: protein MSTIDLIVLGMIKEKEQSAYDLQKNVEYRNISKWVKVSTPSIYKKVIQLEEKGYIKGNLSRDGNMPEKLIYHITESGDKYFLELMKKISAQMVNVFLDFNAVIINMAMLSKNESKEIIGNIETEIEKYKNAVRKLEMEREDIPVCAKSILNQQALLSEALNDWISDFRKLYFEE, encoded by the coding sequence ATGTCAACAATAGATTTAATCGTTTTAGGAATGATTAAGGAAAAAGAACAAAGTGCTTATGACTTACAAAAAAATGTTGAGTACAGAAATATTTCTAAATGGGTTAAAGTCAGCACTCCATCAATTTATAAAAAAGTAATTCAGTTGGAAGAAAAAGGCTATATAAAAGGCAATTTATCAAGAGATGGAAATATGCCTGAGAAGTTGATTTATCACATTACGGAAAGTGGAGATAAATATTTTTTAGAATTGATGAAGAAAATATCTGCTCAAATGGTCAATGTATTTTTAGACTTTAATGCAGTTATTATCAATATGGCAATGTTATCAAAAAATGAAAGTAAAGAGATTATAGGCAATATTGAAACAGAGATTGAGAAGTACAAAAATGCAGTAAGGAAGTTAGAGATGGAAAGAGAAGATATTCCTGTTTGCGCCAAATCTATCTTAAATCAACAAGCATTGCTATCAGAAGCATTAAACGATTGGATAAGTGATTTTAGAAAACTGTATTTTGAGGAGTAA
- a CDS encoding HEAT repeat domain-containing protein, with amino-acid sequence MVNIGEDRGLLKKLREITKNKENWKTTIDEVSIYLNENHSDDVKAKVLWLLGEMGLNYHLKVKKYVADIASYLHDDCPKLRERSVNALGRIGRADKDLIVPYLDKIMEMRKDNVDEVRLAFLWACENIATNAPELFCEKLELFYEMIQDKGERVRIEAPEMFRVMGKRKTQYVKPYLEKLQWFADNDTNPVVRIHSAGAIRITKRALKESEDNATDD; translated from the coding sequence TTGGTAAATATAGGCGAAGATAGAGGGCTACTAAAGAAATTAAGAGAGATAACGAAAAATAAGGAGAATTGGAAAACAACTATTGATGAAGTTTCTATTTACTTGAATGAAAATCATTCTGATGATGTGAAAGCAAAGGTCTTATGGCTTCTTGGAGAAATGGGATTAAATTATCATCTAAAAGTAAAAAAATATGTTGCAGATATTGCAAGTTACTTACATGATGATTGCCCTAAATTAAGAGAGCGTTCAGTAAATGCACTTGGAAGAATAGGCAGAGCTGATAAGGATTTGATTGTTCCATATTTAGACAAAATAATGGAAATGAGAAAAGATAATGTAGATGAAGTAAGACTCGCATTCCTTTGGGCTTGTGAAAATATTGCAACAAATGCTCCGGAACTGTTTTGTGAAAAACTGGAATTATTTTATGAAATGATACAGGACAAAGGGGAGAGAGTGCGGATAGAAGCTCCAGAAATGTTTCGAGTAATGGGAAAAAGAAAAACGCAGTATGTAAAGCCTTATTTAGAAAAACTACAATGGTTTGCAGATAACGATACAAACCCTGTTGTTCGTATTCATAGTGCCGGTGCAATACGAATTACAAAAAG